One window from the genome of [Clostridium] celerecrescens 18A encodes:
- a CDS encoding GNAT family N-acetyltransferase, translated as MNIRQAEIKDLETVKSITNSTIYTIYPRYYPSGAVDFFLSHHNEDHILADIDSRRVYVLENEEKALGTVTIKDFEICRLFVLPLYHGKGYGRLLLEFSEQLIAGQFNKIQLDSSLPAKEIYLKRGYKEIASHHIITENGDYLCYDVMEKELL; from the coding sequence ATGAACATAAGGCAGGCTGAAATAAAAGATTTAGAAACTGTTAAAAGTATAACAAACAGCACAATATATACGATATATCCGCGTTATTATCCTTCCGGTGCGGTGGATTTTTTTCTGTCTCATCATAATGAGGATCACATATTGGCTGACATTGATTCCCGAAGAGTATATGTACTGGAGAACGAGGAAAAAGCGTTAGGTACTGTAACAATAAAGGACTTTGAAATATGCCGGTTGTTCGTACTGCCTCTTTATCACGGAAAAGGATATGGAAGGCTGCTACTGGAATTTTCCGAACAATTGATTGCAGGCCAATTTAATAAAATCCAGCTGGATTCCTCGCTTCCGGCAAAAGAGATATACCTGAAGCGAGGTTACAAAGAGATAGCTTCACACCATATTATTACTGAAAATGGAGATTATCTTTGCTATGATGTAATGGAAAAAGAGTTACTATAA
- a CDS encoding response regulator transcription factor, with protein MYKLLVVEDEKSIAYGIANSIEWEKWGFVISGVCGNGIEALEQIEKDKPHVVLSDIRMPEMDGMELMQHLNQHYPEIKIIILSGYNDFEYLQMSIKNRVMEYLLKPTDLDEFEVTFRKIKERLDEERKKELEEKELKSAYEESRNLKLRRKYNALIKGYGYHEEEMEEEFFRQGEHWYGVILIHLDVPNTEDKNAYYQDQMKVEKILNEWDSQEGIAGTYIWNFEEKITGILSAGEEPQEEELHSYVKNMAEVVLQVSGIPIYAGISNFYTDFQMLPQCYEQAKCCASQKIYIEGKNLFISYKEIQEADFDYYAISFDTGQILKEIMEQEENKAEDILNGIFSVFRGKVILDYDYINRLSLELLFNLSRALLRYGVRLEKVMKKLDCTYTDIYPLKSLQEKKEFVSRILREVSREMAGMKGEWKSQSSLAQKIREIVDEEYDSNQISLEYVGTKVHKNSAYISKIFKNEFGCNFSDYIITKRLEKSKELLADPGRKIYEISEEMGWADVSNYIKLFKKKYGISPKEYRNILQPEGGNTEKNNEDE; from the coding sequence ATGTATAAACTACTGGTGGTGGAAGATGAAAAGTCGATTGCATATGGAATCGCAAACAGCATTGAATGGGAAAAGTGGGGATTTGTTATCAGCGGTGTCTGCGGCAATGGAATTGAAGCGCTGGAGCAAATAGAAAAAGATAAGCCCCATGTGGTACTTTCCGATATCCGGATGCCGGAAATGGATGGGATGGAGCTGATGCAGCATTTAAATCAGCATTACCCGGAAATCAAGATCATTATCTTAAGCGGATACAATGATTTTGAATATTTGCAGATGTCCATTAAAAACCGGGTCATGGAATACTTACTGAAGCCCACGGATCTTGATGAGTTCGAAGTGACCTTCCGGAAAATAAAAGAACGCCTTGATGAGGAACGAAAAAAGGAATTAGAAGAAAAAGAATTAAAATCAGCCTATGAAGAGAGCAGGAATTTAAAGTTAAGAAGGAAATACAATGCTTTGATCAAGGGGTATGGCTATCATGAAGAAGAGATGGAAGAAGAATTCTTCCGCCAGGGAGAACACTGGTATGGTGTGATACTGATCCATCTGGATGTGCCGAATACGGAAGATAAAAACGCCTATTATCAGGATCAGATGAAGGTGGAAAAGATATTAAATGAATGGGATTCCCAGGAAGGGATCGCCGGAACCTATATCTGGAACTTTGAGGAGAAGATAACCGGGATCTTAAGCGCCGGTGAAGAACCTCAGGAAGAGGAACTGCATTCTTATGTAAAGAACATGGCAGAAGTGGTCTTGCAGGTGAGCGGCATACCCATATATGCCGGTATCAGCAACTTTTATACGGATTTTCAAATGCTTCCCCAGTGCTATGAACAGGCCAAATGCTGTGCCAGCCAGAAAATCTACATTGAGGGAAAGAATCTGTTCATATCCTATAAGGAAATACAGGAAGCTGATTTCGATTACTACGCGATTTCCTTTGATACGGGCCAGATTTTAAAGGAAATTATGGAGCAGGAGGAAAATAAGGCTGAGGACATTCTGAATGGGATTTTTTCAGTATTCAGGGGAAAGGTGATTCTAGATTATGATTACATTAACCGCCTAAGCCTTGAGCTGCTGTTTAATCTGTCACGGGCATTATTGCGTTATGGCGTCCGTCTGGAAAAAGTAATGAAAAAGCTGGATTGCACCTATACCGATATCTATCCCTTAAAAAGTCTTCAGGAGAAAAAGGAATTTGTATCCCGGATCCTTCGGGAGGTTTCCAGGGAAATGGCCGGTATGAAGGGAGAATGGAAGAGCCAGAGCAGCCTTGCCCAGAAGATTCGGGAGATTGTGGATGAGGAGTATGATTCCAATCAGATATCCTTAGAGTATGTAGGGACAAAGGTGCATAAGAATTCTGCTTATATCTCCAAAATATTTAAAAATGAATTCGGATGCAATTTCAGCGATTACATCATTACAAAGAGACTGGAAAAAAGCAAAGAGCTTCTTGCGGATCCAGGGAGAAAGATTTATGAAATTTCCGAGGAAATGGGCTGGGCAGACGTATCCAACTACATAAAGCTGTTTAAGAAAAAGTATGGGATAAGTCCGAAGGAGTACCGGAACATTCTCCAGCCGGAGGGAGGAAATACAGAGAAAAACAATGAAGATGAATAA
- a CDS encoding sensor histidine kinase, whose protein sequence is MKMNKGKGQAKKRNIGLKRRMLYGILQVLIPVVVIITILFWHTRKVMKQEYMRSAQSRITDIANKIDAKIQDIYSVSDNFAANDQLNKYIEKEYSPTEPMYKKLDIVRIYSNIFGAYDMLNQRARISAMYTYKGELFNFLDPNNDTEEVIGKLQAMNIEDPDLLMKFRWYPLQDNFLLSDQPEEARDRKAVMGIRRIYSWEKGRYECVQVFALKERAVYEQYKELAESIPGDIYVITGDGSLISSSDEKAVEAGTISDKLKDEFLKQTGDLKDGWDAMGNQMIQVKSSDVNDWKIVMVVPVKAVTKEVDVLYYRIFLVMVACVGFCAMMILYLYKSFMDPIGKLNISMKEVYGGNLNAYVDVKQKNEVGDMIRYYNSMLERINTNIIEKLQSDRKKKELELEVLMSQINPHFLYNTLENIVWMSNDAGRPDIGRTAASLGRMYRLSISGGQVIVPMEHEIEHLMAYVKIQKNRYKDEFEFDLRTDMRQIHELFSLKIILQPVVENSFLYGMAGLKHPMTIHLTVKEKGQWVMIKVMDNGRGMDREKLKEIRDQIRFGKAGKEEDEKNRRSSGIGLHSVESRIKLYFGVDRAVSIYSKKDAGTLTVIRIPRITGEDIDEDGNLKEK, encoded by the coding sequence ATGAAGATGAATAAGGGTAAGGGGCAGGCAAAGAAAAGGAATATCGGATTAAAGCGCAGGATGCTGTATGGCATTCTTCAGGTGCTGATTCCGGTTGTGGTAATCATCACCATACTGTTCTGGCATACGCGAAAGGTTATGAAACAGGAGTATATGAGGTCGGCTCAGAGCCGGATCACGGACATTGCCAATAAGATTGATGCTAAGATTCAGGACATCTACAGTGTTTCCGATAATTTTGCGGCCAATGACCAGTTGAATAAATACATTGAAAAAGAATATTCTCCAACAGAGCCGATGTATAAGAAGCTTGATATTGTGAGGATTTACAGCAACATTTTCGGCGCTTATGATATGTTAAACCAGCGGGCGAGGATCAGCGCCATGTATACTTATAAAGGAGAGTTATTTAATTTTCTGGACCCCAATAACGATACGGAAGAAGTGATCGGGAAGTTGCAGGCGATGAACATCGAGGATCCTGACCTCTTAATGAAATTCCGCTGGTATCCCCTTCAGGATAATTTCCTTCTCAGCGATCAGCCCGAGGAGGCCAGGGACAGAAAGGCCGTTATGGGCATCCGGAGGATCTATTCCTGGGAAAAGGGAAGATACGAATGTGTGCAGGTGTTTGCCTTAAAAGAGCGGGCTGTCTATGAACAATATAAGGAACTGGCAGAATCCATACCAGGCGATATCTATGTAATCACCGGAGACGGCAGTCTGATTTCCTCCAGTGATGAAAAGGCTGTGGAGGCAGGCACCATATCCGATAAGCTGAAAGATGAGTTTCTGAAACAGACAGGCGATTTAAAAGATGGATGGGATGCTATGGGAAATCAAATGATTCAGGTAAAATCCTCCGACGTAAATGACTGGAAGATCGTTATGGTGGTTCCTGTAAAAGCAGTTACAAAGGAAGTGGATGTGCTGTACTACAGGATTTTCCTGGTCATGGTGGCCTGTGTGGGCTTTTGCGCCATGATGATATTGTACTTATACAAAAGCTTCATGGATCCCATTGGAAAGCTAAACATCTCTATGAAAGAGGTGTATGGCGGAAATTTAAACGCTTATGTTGATGTGAAACAGAAAAATGAAGTGGGAGATATGATCCGCTATTACAATTCCATGCTGGAGCGGATCAACACCAATATCATTGAAAAACTGCAGTCTGACCGGAAGAAAAAAGAGCTGGAGCTGGAAGTGCTCATGAGCCAGATCAATCCCCATTTTCTCTATAATACCCTGGAGAACATCGTATGGATGTCCAATGATGCGGGACGGCCGGACATTGGGCGTACGGCCGCTTCACTTGGACGGATGTACCGCTTATCCATAAGCGGAGGGCAGGTGATCGTCCCTATGGAACATGAAATCGAGCATCTTATGGCTTACGTAAAGATCCAGAAAAACCGTTATAAGGATGAGTTTGAATTCGACCTTCGGACGGACATGCGGCAGATTCATGAACTGTTTTCCTTAAAGATAATTTTGCAGCCGGTAGTGGAAAATTCCTTCCTGTACGGCATGGCAGGCCTAAAGCATCCCATGACGATCCACCTTACGGTCAAGGAAAAAGGCCAATGGGTCATGATTAAAGTTATGGATAACGGCCGTGGAATGGACCGGGAGAAGTTAAAGGAAATACGGGATCAGATCCGTTTTGGAAAAGCAGGGAAGGAAGAGGATGAGAAAAACCGGCGCAGCAGCGGAATCGGGCTTCACAGCGTAGAATCCAGGATCAAGTTGTATTTTGGAGTAGACCGGGCTGTTTCCATCTACAGCAAAAAGGATGCAGGAACCCTGACTGTCATACGGATCCCCAGAATTACCGGTGAGGATATTGATGAGGATGGCAATTTAAAGGAAAAATAA
- a CDS encoding carbohydrate ABC transporter permease, which produces MNKEKTPISKAKEKTSIAQKKEDRYGWLFISPYLIFFTVFTGIPFVIAVVMSFLNVKYITRLDNLKFVGLQNFIKIFTNKEILNSLLRTFQYSLVYVPVIMILGFVLAFMLNNGIYMKKAMRSMVFMPYVSNMVAVAVIFKVLLGNNSPMIIALRNMGFNPPLLLQSLKLALPTVAMISVWKSVGLNMVVYLGALQEVPSELLEAAQIDGATKWQRIHNIIIPMISPTTFFLLISSIIGSFQNFTCIQALTEGGPGQATTVMAVNIVRTAFTKYETSLASAMAFVMFVIVMIVTLIQWRGQKKWVNY; this is translated from the coding sequence ATGAACAAGGAAAAAACACCAATATCCAAAGCAAAAGAAAAGACATCGATAGCCCAGAAAAAAGAAGACAGGTATGGGTGGCTGTTTATTTCTCCCTACCTGATTTTTTTTACTGTTTTCACCGGCATTCCTTTTGTCATTGCAGTTGTAATGTCATTTTTAAACGTGAAATATATTACAAGGTTGGATAACCTTAAATTTGTAGGGTTACAGAACTTTATAAAAATATTCACTAACAAGGAGATCTTAAATTCCCTGTTAAGAACCTTTCAATACTCCCTGGTTTATGTGCCGGTTATCATGATCCTTGGGTTTGTGCTGGCATTTATGCTGAACAATGGAATCTATATGAAAAAGGCAATGCGTTCCATGGTATTTATGCCTTATGTTTCCAACATGGTGGCAGTAGCCGTAATTTTTAAGGTTTTGCTTGGGAATAACAGTCCCATGATCATTGCTTTAAGAAATATGGGATTTAACCCGCCGCTGCTTTTACAGAGCTTAAAGCTGGCTCTTCCCACAGTAGCCATGATATCTGTATGGAAAAGCGTGGGCCTTAACATGGTGGTATATCTTGGGGCTTTGCAGGAGGTGCCCTCCGAGCTCTTAGAGGCGGCGCAGATCGACGGAGCAACAAAATGGCAGAGAATTCACAACATTATTATACCGATGATTTCTCCTACCACCTTTTTCCTCTTAATAAGTTCCATTATTGGTTCCTTCCAGAACTTTACCTGCATACAGGCCCTTACCGAGGGTGGTCCGGGACAGGCGACCACGGTTATGGCCGTAAATATTGTCCGTACTGCATTTACGAAATATGAGACAAGCCTGGCAAGTGCAATGGCTTTCGTCATGTTTGTGATTGTTATGATCGTAACACTGATCCAGTGG